The Watersipora subatra chromosome 1, tzWatSuba1.1, whole genome shotgun sequence genome has a window encoding:
- the LOC137385891 gene encoding DNA polymerase delta subunit 2-like, whose translation MVLNTEEDRVRTVCTRDASQSQKFRFNVGAKSFTQQYAKFYETRLNTFNDNLNEAVQHSWGSDVPIRQICDVVLGERCVLLGTIFKQMPLQPSILKELGEELNIPTQPVMDNFTSDEDVLILEDMLQRIVLIGDIKADNFVTGVCVAVKGREDERKPGYFNVEEVCYPQLRPSPPPACQDDAEVLFVSGLEFGGSKHSPMAAQLLVDFVSGSLGNEEARRICRVIVAGNLVSPEVHDKEQHYKAKYLMKSAVAGTVDAVKDVSSWLNLLTRTVPVTIMPGESDPSNATLPQQPLHPCMFADENECLESSTNPYECDIAGVRILGHSGQPCNNIKMYSKLENSVDIMKRCLDWAHMAPTAPDTMACYPYTDNDPFIIKNCPHLFFAGNQNTLEGDYYSSGDGKHCLCISVPKFSETGLCVRVNLRTLTWEPVLLSGDCE comes from the exons ATGGTGCTGAATACAGAAGAGGATAGAGTTCGGACAGTGTGCACGAGAGATGCCTCACAATCGCAAAAGTTCCGTTTTAATGTTGGTGCAAAATCTTTTACTCAACAGTACGCTAAATTTTATGAGACACGCCTCAACACATTCAATGATAACTTGAACGAAGCAGTGCAACACAGTTGGG GCTCTGATGTTCCTATTCGACAAATCTGTGATGTGGTGCTTGGAGAACGGTGTGTGCTTCTCGGAACAATATTCAAACAGATGCCACTGCAGCCGAGCATATTAAAGGAATTGGGGGAGGAGCTGAACATTCCGACACAGCCCGTAATGGATAATTTTACTTCTGACGAAGATGTACTCATTCTGGAGGACATGCTGCAACGCATTGTGCTCATAGGCGACATCAAAGCTGATAATTTTGTTACAG GAGTGTGTGTAGCTGTTAAAGGCAGGGAGGATGAGAGAAAACCAGGGTATTTCAACGTGGAAGAAGTTTGCTACCCCCAACTCCGACCTTCTCCGCCTCCCGCCTGTCAAGATGATGC GGAGGTACTGTTTGTATCAGGTCTGGAGTTTGGTGGCTCTAAGCATAGCCCGATGGCCGCACAACTCCTTGTCGACTTCGTGAGTGGCTCTCTTGGAAATGAGGAAGCGAGAAGGATTTGTAGAGTGATTGTTGCTGGTAATCTCGTCAGTCCTGAGGTGCATGACAAGGAGCAACACTATAAG GCCAAGTACCTGATGAAAAGTGCCGTGGCCGGTACAGTGGATGCTGTGAAGGATGTGAGCAGTTGGCTGAATCTCTTAACTCGCACCGTGCCGGTCACCATAATGCCTGGCGAGAGTGACCCGAGCAATGCTACGCTGCCGCAGCAACCTTTGCATCCCTGCATGTTTGCAGATGAGAATGAATGTTTAGAGTCATCTACCAACCCTTACGAGTGTGACATCGCAGGAGTGAG GATACTTGGTCATAGTGGTCAGCCGTGTAATAACATTAAGATGTACAGCAAGCTAGAGAACAGCGTAGATATTATGAAGCGCTGCTTAGACTGGGCCCACATGGCACCTACCGCTCCTGACACCATGG CATGCTATCCTTACACAGACAATGATCCATTTATCATTAAGAATTGTCCTCACCTCTTCTTTGCCGGGAATCAAAATACGCTAGAAGGGGATTACTACAGCTCAG